In Hyphomicrobiaceae bacterium, the following are encoded in one genomic region:
- the argB gene encoding acetylglutamate kinase, translating to MTTPADASKKSSVHPSVHEQARILAEAIPHLIRYDEETVVIKFGGHAMGDEGLADAFAKDIVYLKQSGINPVVVHGGGPQIASMLKKLEIKSDFVHGLRVTDKPTVEVVEMVLAGKINKEIVSAINRQGGKAVGISGKDANLMIAKKITEMPDPQSNLMQAVDIGYVGDPVEVNPHIVDVISKSDLIPVIAPVGISREGDTLNINADTFASALAARMQAKRLLLLTDVAGVLDKNKNLLERLTTEEARALITNGTISGGMIPKLEGCIEVVEAGVEAVVIIDGRVPHCVLLELFTEHGVGTMVARPDRKRGK from the coding sequence GTGACGACACCCGCCGATGCTTCGAAAAAATCTTCCGTGCATCCTTCCGTGCATGAGCAGGCACGTATCCTTGCAGAGGCAATTCCGCATCTCATCCGCTATGACGAAGAGACCGTTGTCATAAAGTTTGGCGGCCACGCCATGGGTGACGAAGGGCTGGCCGACGCGTTCGCCAAGGACATCGTCTACCTGAAGCAATCCGGCATCAATCCGGTCGTCGTCCACGGCGGTGGACCTCAAATTGCGAGTATGCTGAAGAAGCTCGAGATCAAGTCTGATTTCGTCCACGGATTGCGCGTCACCGACAAACCGACCGTTGAGGTCGTGGAGATGGTGCTGGCTGGAAAGATCAACAAGGAGATCGTTTCGGCCATCAACCGGCAAGGCGGCAAGGCCGTCGGCATCTCGGGCAAGGATGCCAATCTGATGATCGCCAAGAAGATCACGGAGATGCCGGACCCACAGTCCAACCTGATGCAGGCGGTCGACATCGGCTACGTCGGAGACCCGGTCGAGGTGAACCCGCACATCGTCGACGTCATCTCCAAATCAGACCTCATTCCTGTTATCGCGCCCGTCGGAATAAGCCGCGAGGGCGATACGCTCAACATCAACGCCGACACGTTTGCGTCGGCGCTCGCCGCGCGGATGCAGGCCAAGCGCCTCCTGCTGCTGACCGACGTCGCCGGCGTGCTCGACAAGAACAAGAATCTGCTTGAGCGACTGACGACCGAAGAGGCGCGCGCGTTGATCACCAACGGCACGATCTCAGGCGGCATGATCCCCAAGCTTGAAGGTTGCATCGAAGTCGTGGAAGCGGGCGTCGAAGCCGTGGTCATCATCGACGGTCGCGTGCCGCACTGCGTATTGCTGGAGCTGTTTACCGAGCACGGCGTCGGCACCATGGTCGCGCGCCCGGATCGCAAACGAGGCAAATAG
- a CDS encoding pyrimidine 5'-nucleotidase gives MAAGDDVPASALKRNSTNAAPSQDARGFDHIDTWIFDLDNTLYPAACNLFAQVDHRMGSYIAKYLGVPYAHARHLQKAYYRQFGTTLSGLMKVHKLAPEPFLAYVHDIDLSALPELPALASAIERLEGRRLIFTNGSRRHAENVAAKIGVLHLFEDICDIADCDFVPKPERDAFNRMIARHGVSAKTATMFEDMPHNLEAPHELGMTTVLVKSDYIDHPAQLKMRHWRELPAHVHHLTEDLTDFIATGILREEDERKSD, from the coding sequence ATGGCGGCTGGCGACGACGTTCCCGCGTCTGCCCTCAAGCGCAATTCAACGAACGCCGCGCCGTCTCAGGATGCGCGCGGCTTCGACCATATCGATACCTGGATCTTCGATCTCGACAACACGCTCTATCCGGCCGCCTGCAACCTGTTCGCCCAGGTCGATCACCGGATGGGATCCTACATCGCCAAATATCTTGGCGTTCCTTACGCCCACGCGCGCCACTTGCAGAAGGCCTATTACCGTCAATTCGGCACGACGTTGTCGGGGTTGATGAAGGTCCACAAGCTCGCCCCAGAGCCGTTCCTCGCCTACGTGCACGATATCGATCTATCGGCCTTGCCGGAACTGCCCGCGCTTGCATCCGCAATCGAACGTCTGGAGGGACGGCGCCTCATCTTCACGAACGGATCGCGGCGGCACGCGGAAAACGTCGCTGCAAAAATCGGCGTGTTGCACCTGTTCGAAGACATCTGCGATATCGCCGACTGTGATTTCGTGCCGAAGCCCGAGCGCGATGCTTTCAATCGTATGATCGCGCGGCACGGCGTCAGCGCGAAGACGGCGACGATGTTTGAGGATATGCCGCATAATCTTGAAGCTCCCCACGAGCTGGGCATGACGACCGTTCTTGTAAAGTCCGACTACATCGACCACCCCGCGCAGCTCAAAATGCGGCACTGGCGGGAGCTACCCGCTCATGTCCATCATCTCACCGAGGATCTGACCGATTTCATTGCGACCGGCATTCTTCGTGAAGAGGACGAGCGCAAATCCGATTAG
- a CDS encoding SDR family oxidoreductase, which translates to MTAKNRVAIVTGASSGIGKAAALRLQSAGYDVVIAARRVHELEEAAAEASADAGRILVVACDVTNPGSVRSLFERTHKEFGRLDVLFNNAGIFAQGAPIDEVSYETWKKIVDVNINGMFLCAQEAWKLMKAQDPQGGRIINNGSLSAHNPRPLSAPYTTTKHAITGLTKSISLDGRPYRIACSQVDIGNAATDFTARMATGILQANGEMMVEPRMNVAHVADAILYIADLPLEANVQFMSLLATNMPYIGRG; encoded by the coding sequence ATGACAGCGAAGAACAGGGTCGCCATTGTTACAGGCGCAAGCTCCGGCATCGGAAAAGCAGCTGCGCTGCGCCTCCAATCGGCCGGCTATGATGTCGTGATAGCTGCCCGGCGCGTGCATGAGCTGGAAGAGGCGGCGGCCGAGGCGTCTGCAGACGCTGGGCGGATTTTGGTGGTAGCTTGCGACGTCACCAACCCAGGCTCGGTAAGGTCGCTTTTTGAACGCACGCATAAAGAGTTTGGCCGCCTGGACGTGCTGTTCAACAACGCCGGGATTTTCGCACAAGGCGCGCCGATTGATGAGGTGAGCTACGAGACGTGGAAGAAAATCGTCGATGTAAACATCAATGGCATGTTTCTTTGCGCGCAAGAGGCTTGGAAACTGATGAAGGCCCAGGATCCTCAAGGGGGCCGCATTATCAATAACGGGTCGTTGTCAGCGCATAATCCGCGTCCTTTGTCGGCGCCCTACACCACGACCAAACACGCGATCACCGGGTTGACGAAGTCGATATCGCTCGATGGGCGGCCCTATCGCATTGCCTGCTCGCAGGTCGATATCGGTAATGCGGCAACCGATTTTACCGCGCGGATGGCGACGGGAATTCTTCAGGCCAATGGCGAGATGATGGTCGAACCGCGCATGAACGTGGCCCACGTTGCGGATGCGATCCTCTATATCGCTGATCTTCCGCTTGAGGCGAACGTGCAGTTCATGAGCCTGCTTGCGACCAACATGCCCTACATCGGCCGCGGCTGA